Below is a window of Anomaloglossus baeobatrachus isolate aAnoBae1 chromosome 8, aAnoBae1.hap1, whole genome shotgun sequence DNA.
tctccaacgaaatcatattatctcacacataagcttcttatactaagaatgttctttgttgcctatagcaaccaatcacagctgctattaatgacctatagcaaaatagaagcagagctgtgtgtgtgtgtgtgtgtgtgtgtgtgtgtgtgtgtgtgtctgtctctgtctctgtgtgtctttttttctttacataataggagtctataataacagatccgttcccagctccattgactttaatgtaagcaggtttcttGACGAATTGTAAAGCGCGggcttaaattttcccctcaaaacatagtctatgacgtcccCGAGTCAAGTGAGGTGGCTGTGtaaaatattgtgattgtaaatgcgacggtgcgaattcctttagcggaatatacacacacatacatatatatgcacacactcatacacacacatatatatacacatacagtatacatacatacaaacatacataaacacacactcatatacacacacacacacacacacacacacacacactcatatacatacagacacacactcatatacacacacacacacatacatacacacacatacacacactcatatacatacatacacacactcatatacacacacacacacatacatacacacactcatatacatacacacacacactcatatacacacacacacacacactcatatacacacacacacacacatacatacacacactcatatacatacagacacacatacatatatatgcacacgcatacatatattttatatatatatatatatatatatatatacacacatgcatacatacatacactcagctttatatattagatttaccaCTATTCTTGAACTTTTCATGATTTCCTATTCCCAATGTGTTATTCTTTTTCTGCACAGGAAAACCTATAAATGTGGAGAGTAAGACGGCCGATGTAGAAAATAGTaaatatttattgaaaaaaaacaaccccaaaaacTGTTAAAAAGGGAAATCCTGCAGAAAACTTGAGAAAAAAGGAGTAACCAACAACCATATATTGGTCGTGGGCGCTTCCTTGACCTCTGCCCCTGCAGGTTTTACCCTTTAATTGCTGCATTATTGCATTTACTTGTTTGTTACGTTTCTTACTATACTTTTTAGGGGAATGTCGATACCCTATACTCCAGGGACTTTCTTGATTGTTTTCCTCTTTAGCTGCTGCACTATGGCATATATTTTGTATTTGGCATTTCATCTTTTTTGGGGGGATATTGATGCCCTTTGCTCCATTGTCTCTGCACCTTATTGACTGTATGAGGATGCAGCTTTTCTGATATTTTGTCTGACCTTTTTGGTTCTGGATTTTTCCTGATGCAActattttatttctaatttttAGTTTCACATTCTCCCAATGCTTCCATTTCCATCTTATTTCCAAACTTGGCTCATTGTGGCCATCTTGTGGCCATTTTTTTTGTATTGCATTTTGACCTCATTTCTACTTatgtacataatatatacatatatatcctttTGGGGTTATTGATTTCATTAATGCCACGTTATGCTTGTTGGGTACTTGTTACCGGTCCACTCTTCTGTATGATTTCCCTTTTTAATTGTTTGTATCAATTTGTTCAATAAAGATTTGTTACTATTTTCTACTTTGGCCGTCTTGCACTTGACATTTATAGGTTttcctgattattttttttttaagtatagcCTTTATATTTACTTGGGCATATTGTAGGTTTGCTAATTCACAGGTTTTCACTTAGTTTTCCCAGACTAATGAAGGGCAGATCTACCATGTGTGTAGTAGTTTAGATCAACCATTCAGgacttcaagggaacctgtcagcagatttggggcctataagctgcggccaccatctttgaattcttatatacagtattctaacatgctgtatataagagcccaggccgcactgtataacataaaaaaacacttttataatactcacctagggggcgttcCGGTCCAATGGGTATCGCTGCTGTACGGtttggcacctcctctctgcagtgatcgcggtcctccttcttcccagccaagTATAggcgatgcgtcctacatcatcaaCACAGTCCAGAATTGTGGCCCTGCTCAGGGAGGAtctaagtactgtagtgcgcaggtGCAAGGGAAAGGTAAAGACCGcgcctgcgcactacaatactttgatctgccctgagcagggaagatcaaagtatgcctgcgcaggacctcaatggtggctagtgtgcatgacattgGACACGTTATGGACACGTGCCTCaaaagaaggaggacagcgatcgccacagagaggaggcgccggaccggagagcagtgacgccTATCGGACCAGACtgtcccttaggtgagtattataaaggtgtttataTATGAacatcctgaattgtaaagcgctgcagaatatgttggcgctgtagaaataaagattttttattattattattattaggtgtcttttacgttctacacagcgacctgggctcttatatacagtattctggaatgccgtatataaggggtcactggtggtggccgcagcttataggggccaaatttggtgacaagttccctttcagGATGTTGCCTCTGATGAAGACACATGACAGAAAAGGACAACTTCTATTAACTAAAGGGAAATGTTCTTTAACTATTTATGTGCCTGCCCTCTCTAGGAAGTGAATGAGAAGTGGTCGGGTCTGGGATATTACTCCCGAGGACGGCGTCTGCATGAAGGAGCCCAGAAGGTTTGTGGAAGTCATCCATATTACTTAACcttttatttctaaaaaaacaaaaaaaaaaaaggagagcgtGTGATGGGTTGGGGAAAATTTGACCCTGCATTGGCTTCTTCTGCCTCCAGGTTGTGCAGGAGTTTGGGGGTCAGATGCCTCGTACTGCGGAAGACCTACAGAAACTGCTGCCGGGGGTGGGCAGATACACGGCCGGGGCAGTGGCTTCTATCTCCTATGGGCAGGTAAGCCCCAACCACCACAGCACAGGTGACTCGGGCTCATGCATCATGGCCGCCCAGAAACATACAGTCTATCCTTTATATTTCCTCTATTTCCAGGTTACGGGCGTCGTAGATGGAAACGTCATCAGAGTCCTCTGCCGCCTACGATGCATTGGAGCTGATTTTACCTCCCCGGCCGTCACTGACACTCTGTGGTGAGTTTTGTAGCATTAAACAGCGGATAATCAAATTTCTGCAGCTTTCTAATAGACTATGTTCAAACTCCTTGTcactttcaagatctctgcttgctgtcagtaaaagGGAACATTCATTGTTTACATTCAAAGGTTGATCATCTGCTGTGGCCTAGCCCTGATCACACAGCAGCACGGGGTTAGGCCTTCTTCCGAcacatgtctccggtatgtgtgacgtccgttttcacacgtaccggagacatggacacatgtagacctattaaaatcaatgggcttgtgcACATGTCCGTGCGTTGACATGGACCatgtgtgtgctccacacggcaacatgtccattttctgctggcagcacgagtgtcacatggaccgcacactgatgttatgtgatccgtgtgacatgtactgtAGGAACACATATCACTGAGAAATAAaagtatttttatacttacctgtctccggtgctgctgtcataCTTgcctccgggcccgctcattatgctcatgaatattcactgaactgactgtggacccggaagcaagtgagacagcagtgactgatacaagtttgtgctgtctgtgtgctatctggatgtcacacagaacacacacgCACCGACATATgtacctacaccacggaccgtgcaaaatgtTAGTTtttacatggacgtgtgaaggaggccttacaatgtatcagtgcgggCATTCCTCTTTGACACCAGGTTGATTGCTCTTTCCTTGTAAAGCTTTGCATGCACAGCACTAGGCCCGGACTGAATTTtaagacctctgcttgctgtcaatagaCAGAAAAATCCGTTGAGTCTTTTAGCAAGTTGCAGAACTGTTCATTGATTGGGGCCATTGATGTAAATGGAGAATAACACTTACTGATCTTTATTTATTCCTAAGGAATTTGGCAAATAATCTCGTTGACCCCGATCGGCCAGGGGATTTTAACCAGGCGATGATGGAGTTAGGAGCCACCGTCTGCACACCAAAGAAAGCGCTTTGCAGTGATTGTCCAGTGCAGAGCCTGTGCCGGGCGTACAAGAAGGTGGGATGGATCGTCTTCCCATTAGTGCGATGGCTTCATCCATCCTCCCTGCATCACTCGCACATCCGGAGATTAAGCTCATCATTACAGGGTCGCTCTGCCTCCAGAAATCCCTTTTTTCTAGAATTGTCCCTgcaataagctgatcacagggagtcctgctaaggctgctttcacacatccggtttttgcagtgcggctcaatctggcttaaaaacctatgcaacagatgcggcgaaaataaacggatccgttgcatacatttttccatgcggcccgtccgctttttgacggatgcggcttgatactgagcatgcgcagtgtacgTTTTTTGCCGTAGGATGCCGCATCTagagtccataggcttgcattgtaattcgcgccgcattgcgccggatctggcgcgataccgtttttttcgctgcacaaaaaaatgtgccaggcaacgttccatccggccgccgcatgggctaaatatgccgcatccggcaaaaaacggacgcaaggccatgtggcacaatccggcgctaatgcaagtctatgcggaaaaaacgcaaccggcagcaaaaaaaaaaatggttgcgttttttctgcaaagcgccgtattgtgccgctcagcaaaaaacggatgtgtgaaagcagcttaatggGACCCCAAATAATCACTTGTAATTTGTAGAGACCGTGGTGGACATTGTTCTGTTTCCCTGCAGTGCCCCCACAGGATTAATGTGGCATTACACAATTCTCTAAAATCAATGCAGGAATATGTCAGGTCTCCCAGAGGAAAAAAAAACTCTATCAGCTGCTGGGCATTTCATATAAGACAATGTCATTAATATTCAGCTTTATGTGTTATAGGTGGAGCTCGATTCTGCAACCTCCCTCAATAAGCTTGTGAACAGAAGAGCTAGCACTCCAATCGGCCTTGTCTCCGACATCGAGGAATGTGGTGAGTGTGGAGAAATGACAGGTTCTTTTAATACATTGCCTTATATAATGATCCCCAATACTGCACCTGATGGAGCAAGATGGGAAGCTTTTCTTTATGCAGACTCCACAAAACTGTCCTCAAGGAGTGAATCTAATTCTTACGCTGGGTACGGTTTTGCGCCTTAGTTGTTGGGTTAAACCAGGAATCCCCTGCACCATAAAGGGAATCCATCACTAGGTTTTTGTCatttaatctgaaagcagcagaatgtagagaaagagaccctgactccagcgatgtgtcacttattgggctgcttcatgtagttttgataaaatcactgatttgcATTAGAGGACTACATggggtgctgcaggtagtccagcatattcatgagctctgtataactgctagatctgcagcggaGAAAACGTTgacatcaaaatgacagcaaacagctcagtaagtgacacatcgctggaatcagggtctctgtctctacattatgctgctctcagatgggggagcaaaaacctgctgacagattcccgttaaaCCAGTGGTTTCCAACATGTGGCTCTTTAGATTCTACAAAACTAGGAAACtgtgagttgtagttttgcaatagTTGTGTGGCCACTGGTTAGAGACCACCGACTTATACGCCAATAATAATTTTGCGACTGTTTGTCTGTGAGCTgtgactgacacattgtaacagatcTGTCCCTCTTTAGCAGTCACCTCGTGTCCACTCTGTATCCAGCCCAGTGACCAGTGGGATCGCAGCCTCGGAGTGGCCAACTACCCCCGCAAATCTGCAAAGAAACCATCGAGAGAAGAGCAAACTGTGACCTGTGTGTGGGAGCGACCTGGAGAACCGGGGAACACGGAATATTTACTGGTTCAGAGACCTCAAAAAGGTGATACATTGTGatgctctgctgtatacactatatgtgCACACACTGACCGCTGTATCCTGTGCAGGGCTCCTGGCTGGGATGTGGGAGTTTCCCAGCATGCTTTCAGAGAAGGCGCAAACTGTGAAGGAACGGGCAGACATTCTGTGCCGCCGTCTTAAGGAGCTGAGCGGCTCTGAGGTTTCGGTAAAGGATCTGCAGTTTGTTGGGGAGGTAAGaagtccattaaagggaacctgtcaccagatttggtgactataagctgcggccaccaccactgagctcttatatatagcattccagagttctgtatacaagagctcactggtggtgaccgttgcttataggggacaaatctggtgacaggttcccttttaatcatCTGCAGAAAAATTACTATGGAGTAAATCTTTTATCTAACTTTCCTTAGCCAAAATTTTCCCACGCATTTGTAGGGTTTTCTATGTTCACATGATTCGAAGACGACTGTAATAGTCAGTAATGGCTCCTTCTCCCGGCAGGTCATCCACATCTTCTCTCATATCAACCAGACGTACCTGGTCTACTTCCTGCGCGGCTTTTCTGtgaaggaggaggatgaggagcatCCAGTAATGCGCTGGGTCACCAGGACGCAATTTATGGAGTCCGCCGTCCCTACCGCCATGAAAAAGGTAAATGCGGGGGGGCGGAGctagacatggccgagtgaggacgctTTTTGCTGGAGCTCCTCAAAACAATCCTCCATACCACCGGTATTTTATCTATAATGGGCAAATCTGCCCCAAAGAAGAAAAAGCCCAACACCTCAGGGCAACCCCCTGCATCCCAGGGCAAAATAGGGGCCTATCTCACCCGTGCTACGGAGCCTGGGACCCTGTCACAGCCGGGAAGGGAACTGCGGCCTGCAGGACTGTAAGGCAACGCCACCCCGGTGCTCGGAGGGGCGACGAGCCAGGAGTCCCAGGTGAGAAAGGAAACGGCAGAGGCCACCCACGACCCGGGAAGACCCCCCAAGGGAATCATGAAGGCGGCGGGAGCGGGTGGATCCCCCACAACGGCTGATGCGGTGCCGCCGGCGGCGCCatgccaagatggcggccgcgaccAGGAGACGCTAGCAGGGCTGGAGGCCGGGCCGACCGCGAGCGCAGCTTCACTTACCTCGCCCGCCAAGACGCTACTGATGGAGCCAAGAAGCCCTGCCATCCTGCCTGTGGCTGACACCGATGGAGCCGGAGGAAGAGCGGCGTGCGAGGCGCACGTGTGCTCAGGCTCAGAAGATGAGTCACCGCTGCGAGCCCTAGCACAGAAGACACAGGCGCAGCAGGGAGAAACTGTACCGCAGGCACCAGCAGGCCCGttcccacacacagacacagtgaTCGGAGGTGAGAGGAGAATGGGAGCAGGTG
It encodes the following:
- the MUTYH gene encoding adenine DNA glycosylase isoform X1, which gives rise to MGRSATKRVPKREPASPSKQKARDPTLHHSPYHVFTSEETATLRKDLLTWYDRCQRDLPWRRRASEDMDLDRRAYSVWVSEVMLQQTQVSTVIDYYTRWMKTWPTVQDLAMASLEEVNEKWSGLGYYSRGRRLHEGAQKVVQEFGGQMPRTAEDLQKLLPGVGRYTAGAVASISYGQVTGVVDGNVIRVLCRLRCIGADFTSPAVTDTLWNLANNLVDPDRPGDFNQAMMELGATVCTPKKALCSDCPVQSLCRAYKKVELDSATSLNKLVNRRASTPIGLVSDIEECAVTSCPLCIQPSDQWDRSLGVANYPRKSAKKPSREEQTVTCVWERPGEPGNTEYLLVQRPQKGLLAGMWEFPSMLSEKAQTVKERADILCRRLKELSGSEVSVKDLQFVGEVIHIFSHINQTYLVYFLRGFSVKEEDEEHPVMRWVTRTQFMESAVPTAMKKMADLTIASFNTRGLNVPEKRSQILYHLHKRKILKLCESHGLLSGGAEPSRKRKKDISAIQLPAGKARVDGGQRSIQSFFKAAVKN
- the MUTYH gene encoding adenine DNA glycosylase isoform X2, which encodes MGRSATKRVPKREPASPSKQKARDPTLHHSPYHVFTSEETATLRKDLLTWYDRCQRDLPWRRRASEDMDLDRRAYSVWVSEVMLQQTQVSTVIDYYTRWMKTWPTVQDLAMASLEEVNEKWSGLGYYSRGRRLHEGAQKVVQEFGGQMPRTAEDLQKLLPGVGRYTAGAVASISYGQVTGVVDGNVIRVLCRLRCIGADFTSPAVTDTLWNLANNLVDPDRPGDFNQAMMELGATVCTPKKALCSDCPVQSLCRAYKKVELDSATSLNKLVNRRASTPIGLVSDIEECVTSCPLCIQPSDQWDRSLGVANYPRKSAKKPSREEQTVTCVWERPGEPGNTEYLLVQRPQKGLLAGMWEFPSMLSEKAQTVKERADILCRRLKELSGSEVSVKDLQFVGEVIHIFSHINQTYLVYFLRGFSVKEEDEEHPVMRWVTRTQFMESAVPTAMKKMADLTIASFNTRGLNVPEKRSQILYHLHKRKILKLCESHGLLSGGAEPSRKRKKDISAIQLPAGKARVDGGQRSIQSFFKAAVKN